The window CGGTTCTGGCAGAACAGGGACTTGCGATCGGGCAGGCATCATACGGGCAGGATTGTAGCGAATCAGGGCTTGCAGCTTTGAGACAGGCAGTTACCGATCACCAGGCAGATGTAATTCTGGGAGTGGGTGGTGGTAAAGCTTTAGATGCAGCTAAGTTATTGGCATACCAGTGCCAGTTGCCGATCGTCACGATTCCCACCTCTGGCGCAACCTGTGCTGCCTGGACTGCTCTCGCAAATGTTTATTCTGAACAGGGCGCTTTTCTATATGACGTTGGCCTGCCCAAATGCCCAGATGTGTTGATTTTGGACTATAGTCTGATTCAAACTGCAACCAACCGAACACTGGTAGCGGGGATTGGTGATGCGCTGGCAAAGTGGTATGAAGCATCGATCAGCAGTGGACATTCAGAACAAACCTTGATTATTGGGGCAGTTCAGCAAGCAAGAGTGCTGCGAGATTTGTTGTTGCAAAAGTCGGTAGCTGCGCTTCAGGCTCCCGGTAGTGCCATCTGGCGAGAGGTTGTTGATGCAACGGTGCTGATGGCAGGGGTAATTGGCGGACTGGGTGGGGCACAATGTCGAACTGTTGCAGCTCATGCAGTTCATAATGGCTTAACTCATTTGCTGCAAAGTCATGGCACTTTACATGGGGAGAAAGTCGCCTTTGGGATTTTGGTGCAGCTGCGCTTAGAAGAAATGGTGCAGGGAAATCTTCTTGCTGCGACTGCCAGACAGCAACTCCTGAAGTTCTATGGTGAAATTGGCTTACCCCAGAACCTGGCTGACTTGAGGCTGACCGAGATCACGCTGGCAGATTTACAGCGATCGGCTGAAATTGCTTGCCGTCCCAATTCTGATATTCATCACCTGCCCTTTGAAGTGACTCCCACCCAACTGATGGCAGCGATGGTTTCAACAACTGCTCCTGAATTAGCAAGAAACCAAGGATCAATCCGGGGCCAAGAAGAAGTTGCTGATTTATCTGCCATAATGCCGCAACAATCCGTACCGACTCATCCTTCTAAAACTGAGGTGTAGCATGACGCTTGACTGGATTACCCCCGCCGATCGCCTGCGAGCGCTACCCCCCTATGTCTTTGCTCGGTTGGATGAACTGAAAGCTCGCGCCAGAGAACAAGGCTTAGACTTGATCGATTTGGGGATGGGCAACCCAGATGGAGCAACACCTGAACCCAT of the Trichocoleus sp. genome contains:
- a CDS encoding iron-containing alcohol dehydrogenase family protein, which gives rise to MTDDSSVRSCSVADAAPLPMLTIAPAQVVRGAGVLAQMGEAITRIGQRPLIVGGDRSLAAVQPFLHPVLAEQGLAIGQASYGQDCSESGLAALRQAVTDHQADVILGVGGGKALDAAKLLAYQCQLPIVTIPTSGATCAAWTALANVYSEQGAFLYDVGLPKCPDVLILDYSLIQTATNRTLVAGIGDALAKWYEASISSGHSEQTLIIGAVQQARVLRDLLLQKSVAALQAPGSAIWREVVDATVLMAGVIGGLGGAQCRTVAAHAVHNGLTHLLQSHGTLHGEKVAFGILVQLRLEEMVQGNLLAATARQQLLKFYGEIGLPQNLADLRLTEITLADLQRSAEIACRPNSDIHHLPFEVTPTQLMAAMVSTTAPELARNQGSIRGQEEVADLSAIMPQQSVPTHPSKTEV